AGGCAAAGAAGAGGGAAAACAATAGGAAAAATTAGCCTGCATTACATCTTATATTACCTAGTATGAACCTTCATTAAATTCTCAATTCTAACGTaaccaaatttataaaattatcacATCTTCATTAATAAGGATGTACATGGACAGCCAACACATAATTAAATATCTTAAGACGCTACAAAACGAGTAATTCAATAGaactatttattattattaatgaaCATAAAAATACAAAGGAAGCACACAAACTCTCAGCAAATATACAATAAATGCTGAgaccttatttattataaaaatCACAACCATCGCACTAACTCTCACCAAACATAAAGAAAATGCTGAGACCTTATTTACTATTACAATCACAACATTTTTAGCTAGAACTGAAGCATTTTTAGAGCACTGGCAGCCACTTTTCCACAATTTTTTCAACAAAGATTTCCCCAAATTTTTCTTGTCCAAACGTTTTTCCAGATCCTTTGCAGAGCAAGATTGAAATATCTGGTTTAACTTGTGCAACAGTTGATACATTGTATTTAGTACCGTTAGCATATTCCAATGTAACGGGTTTTATAAATTTTCCGCCGGTACCAGATAGTTGGATTTGTGTAGAAAGAGCAGCCCATGAGTTTTCGAGACTAATAGTGTCGCTTTTCGGCCTAAACTCCTCTACTAAGCCATTCTCTATCTGTCTCTGAATGTATTGGAATCTTGCAGCTTCTGCAACCATTTGTATGATAACAAGAAGACTGTTTTTAAATTCAGTGGTAATAGATGCACCATTGAAGTTATAAAGTGTATTGATTGCTTTCTTTAATGGTCCGATTCCTAATCCAACTGTCAATCTATTTCCCAAAGTTTGATAATTGGTACTCACTGTTAGTTTTTGTGTCTTTGTTCCTTGAAAGAGGAGACTTGTTGCATCCTTAGGAGCATCGCTTAAGAAGAAGGAATTACCGCCGGATTTAAACCCAATCACATATACATTAACAACAGTTATTGCTAATGTAACATTGAATTTGGAGTCGTAATTTATCAGATTTACCAGAAGATACTGATTATCTGTTCTGATTTCTGATGGGTTTCGCAGTATTGGGATATCATGGCTTTTAGAGCCACTGTCTAACTTGCTTCGTAAGGAGGACATTAACTCTCTGTAGCTTCCATCACTGGCAAGATGGGTAGTAAATGTAACACTTGGGTAGATAATTGGTGCAGTCAGACACGATCCGATTGCAATGTTGCAGAATAACCATGTCGCTAATACAATCAACATATTCTTCATCTTTTCAAGTTGCACCTGTTAAAAATTCAAATTAGCCAAAGCTTTTCAACATGGAGAAATTTAGAAACCGATTTTAGCGACTGAAAGAGCTATACTTGCAAGAAATGTCTTTGCAACGGAAATAGCTAATATCACCACAAGGAATATCAGAATTAAAGACAGAACGTAGCATGAATGGTATTATGTGGCTGTTTTTGTGTGAACATGATATCCATGAATCAGGCAGGGTCTAACTTGACACATGAATATCTTAGGTCAACCCGCACTATTTTCTCAACCTGCACGAGCGGGTTTATGTCAGACTAAGGAAACTAATTAGCAAGCGCATCCTAGTCCAACCGGCTCAACAAATATATTTACGttaaactataaattaaattaagatTAAACTCTGTTTATGAACTATAAAATCTAAATATTTAGTCAAttaattcaaaaaaatataatatcataaaatattaaatttaaataaatgttaAGTCCAACCCATTTTAGATGTGGGTTTGAGTGGACCTGGGTCGGGTTAGGTGAAAAATTAAGTATGCATgcagtggcgaatccaggatttgagagAGCGGAGGCAaaattttatgtaaaaaaattttagacaaaaaatataaaattgttcaattttttatgacaaaaaatgcaaaattgttcaattttttatgacgaaaaatgtaaaatcgttcaattgtcatgtattattttcatgattttttttttgataaaaaacgtaaattataatgtttccgactcgtaatcatcaatttccgggattctcgggttgttacgcatcaaatatccctaacgttttacgtcaggtgcaattttacccctaacatctaaaatggtgcaattttacccctaatgtttgtagccaatagttattttatccctaacgttgataaattggatcaatttcagacactattataaaatacagtcatttttttctttattttgcaccaattgcatatcaattttgtaattttgcaccaattttacccctaacgttgataaattggatcaatttcatacactattattcatgaccgagaagagagtttgatgaattatttctcaaattgatccaatttatcaacattagaggtaaaattgctattggcttccaacattagggataaaattgtaccattttagacgttagggataaaattgctcctgacccaaaacattaagGGTATTCTTGCATTTTAACTCTTATTTTtgcactaatttttttttttaatgggatgtagaggggggcaaatgccccctttgacccccTCTACATCCGCCCCTGTATGCATGTCATACCCAATCTACGAACTGGCCTAGCGAAAACTGTTGATATGATTTTAATGAACTATGGAATTTCATTAAACTAAATATCAATAAATAAACTATATTGAATACAAAGAAGAGTATCCAACTCATAGAACCTGACATACATCCCAGAAGTCATAATTTATTAGAAAATGTGGAAGTGAGAGGGTGTTTTGTTTGCCTATTTTCAATAACACAGGCAGAACAAAATACTGGGACATCAATgaacaaaatatattaaatatcagCGACAAAATATTTCATCGTCACCAAATTCATACTAATGATGCATCTTTTCCATATGGGTAAAACGAACTATTCTTTCACTAGAGAATAACGTGTGCTAACTTTTTTTGACAAATTTCACAGTagtttaacatataattatataatatatgtaaTGTATATTTATCTAAACCAAATcgctttttgtattttttttagtgaATTGGATAATGGACAATCTTGCTCAGACTTCCGAATGTTGAGGATTGAGAGATTACTCCTTTTTTTAGTCCTTGTATGGCCTGTTCGGTTCAGTCTTTAATTATAGTTATTGTTGTTAGatgtttgttgttacggttGTCTCTTTGTTTTTAGCTCATAATGAAGCGTTACTATTAATATGTAAAATGTATaatatgaaaattttaaaaatcaattaataaataaatttaaaaagtaaaaaatatgaTACAAATATAACAAAAAGAACATATTAGGGACCATTGTTAGAGGGTCAATGCAGGTACTATATGTATTGACCAGTCCAAGCGGTTAAGGtcaaaatattctaaaaagatgGCATGTATAAAAGTTTATAGATGGACTGCAAGGAATCATTCTTAGTAAAAGCAAGTTTCTGGTTTTAGTAACACTGTAGAATAGGATGATTCTCCTAAACCATTAACGGAAGAGTAGATATATGAAAGAGTTCAATTCTTACACAAAGATAATGGGAATGGAGAGAAACATGTTCCGTATAGTGGTGAACTGTAAACGATGTTGGAAGAAGATGTCTGTTTTTTACAAACTAGAATATTGGAGTTTTATTTAGTAAGACACAATCTAGATGTAATGCATATTGAAAAGAATTGTTGTGAGACCATTCGTGGCACACTGTTGAACATCCAGGATAAGACAAATGAGGATATATACCGACTGACTTGAGGCTCGCGCTTGGTAAAAAGAGAGACAAGCTGCCTATGATTCGGATGAATTTGTATGTGGAAAAATGaaagattgtttttttttttgaaacaagtaCCCGCATTATATTAAAGAAGACATGAAACCAATCTTACACACCGCAGCTGATAGTCAAATAGGAATAGTAAAGCAGGAAAACTCGTTAGCATTGGAAAGGGCATGTCGTGCAATGACATGTGCAACCCCATTCACTGAACGAGGAGAGAACGACACCGAACAATCGGTTTTGTTAGAAAGAAGAAATTGACAATCTCTTATAATGGTTCCGAAATCTGATAGATCATCTTTATGAGTACTGACAGCGTCCACAACTCTTTTGACATCACATTCAAAGATAACATTGCTACAATTGAGTGAAAATGTCCATATAATCGTTTGGCGCAATGCAATAGCCTCAGTTGTAGCAGCAGCTATACAACCATCATTCCAAACACTGTAGCAAGCCATAAAAGTGTCATCTGAAAGACTGTTTGTAATTCATTTTTCTACATGAAGACTCACGTTCACTCTAATATACGAAACCTAGTGTCGTTAAATGATTCTATAATAGGTAATTTAAAATCACATGATGTTTATGTTATAATGAAATTGCTCATGCCTACTACATTGTGTTTAGTGTCGGACCTATTAGGATTGCCGTAATTCGATTTTGCCTATTCTTCAAATCTGTTTGTATGACAGTAATTCAATTTTGCCTATTCTTCAAACACACATTATGAATACCTTTGTTTGCTTGAAAAGTTTTTTCCACCATCCTGCTTTGACATAATGATACACCTCATCCTTCATCATGTAAGAGAAGTCGAATTATGTGGTTCAGTTCTTTTTACATGGACGTACCCTTTTGAGAGCTATATGAAAGTGTTTAAAGAAATGATTTAATAATCGACAATTTTCAGATGGTTGACACACAGTAACTCCACATGGCTCATTTTACAAAGCATGCTTACGTGGGTGGCTGAACAATTgcgatatgaaatttagtgacTTGTTTTACACACTCTTAAGGATCCTAAAAATATGTCACTAGTGTTCATTTTAATAGATGTATATGCATAtgtaataaatatttaattaaaaatggactTAGCCCTTTCAAATATATGGTCTAGTTAAAGAGAAAGAAgtaattaatcaacaaaaaaaaatagatatgaaacaaaaaagaaagggataagtaaaaaaaaaaatgcatatgGTATACGCGTTTTGCGAACTCAAACctgtagtatttttttttttttgtaaacagaGGTACGTGTTAcacgccgttagcaaacagaagcaaaattgactaacggtgttaaaattcaaagagaaaagagttcatttggtccttatatttatttattttataaattaaccaccctaattatttaattatcacaaataaacctcaaaatcaaaaataaaaataaaaaataccttcttcttcttctctctccttcctctctttcttctatttttttaagttcCGAAATCTGGTCTGgaatttccaggaaggaaatctggaaattccaggaatctgaaaatttccagattttcgattttggaaatctgaaattttcagatttcctatttcggaaatctggaatcgaaaaaaaaaatagaagaagagaagagagagaggggaagaagaagaagaagaaccatggaagaaggagaaaaaaggaagagagagagaaaaatattttattctccgtattaatggaagaagaagaaattaatggaaaaagaagaagaagaagaagaaccatggaagaaggagagagaatgaagagagagaaaaactattttattctccttattaatggaagaagaagaagaagaagagagagaaaaaatattttattctccttattaatggaagaagaagaagaaggtattttttatttttatttttgattttggggtttatttgtgataattagacaATTAgggaggttaatttataaaataaataaatataatgaccaaattaactcttttctctttgaattttaacactgttaatcaattttgcctctgtttgctaacggcgtgTAACACgtacctctgtttgcaaaaaaaaatatcacaggTTCGAGTTCGCAAAACGCGTATACCACAGacatttttttgtacttatcccaaaaagaaatatcctgaaattatatatattctacatattaaaaataaattctaGATATTTTGAAACGAGTTTTggtaatatttataaaatttaaaaagggttttattttttctataaatttttataaatgttttgaCTTGTTATATATGAACAGAGAGAGAAGTTATATTGACtgcttaaaatataatcaaaccattggttttttttattcttcGACTAATGCTAGGAGTTGTACACAGTTGATGGTCGCTTCGACCGAGTTGTTAGGAATTAGGTTCATTtgtgaatttttatttaaatggaAGGCTTGGCATTTTAAATCCAATTTTTGTATGTCTCTTTATATCAACCGTGTGGAATATATTCCACATTAGAATTAGAAAATAAGTACGTCTAAATATTATTTAGGCTTGATATATTATTTGtctcctgaacttgttcaaaacaGTTGATTGGcttcctgaacttttaaagtatttcgatagcctcctgaacttgaataaaatattcagttagcctcctgaacttgtataaaatttaatcaattaatcactcgagccttggcgcaacggtaaaaacgttgttgccgtgtgacctgaggtcacgggttcgagtcttaggagcggcctcttgccaattaaattggcaagggaaggcttgcccccaatacacccttgtggtgggacccctccccggaccctcgctcagcggggacgcgtaatgcgaccgggccgccctttttttaatcactcggttgtaaaaaagtaaattaaatacgGAATatatgttgcacgcatcttaaaaaagtaaaaccacCATGATCggggtatgcgattataatattagagaagaaaatgttttatagttgaataagtaagaaattcttttttaacatgtttgaatttattttgtgaagtatataataacattctaaggcacgTGTAACATGTCTTCTGCATTTGACTtgcttttttacaaccgaatgattaattgattacattttacgcaagttcatgggactaactgaacattttatgcaagttcagggagctattgaaatactttgaaagtttaggagaccaatcaactattttgaacaaattcgggggcaaatgatgtattaagtctattatttataaaaagagtCATCCATAATGCTCGATGATCATACACGCACTCTACTACCGTCCTGCCAAGTATGTAGATTGTggatcatattttttttttcgtaaaattaaattttaattaaataattaattttttattttaacaacAGATAGTTTAAAGCAGTTTGAATTGGTCCATCATTATAACCGGTGTCCCATATTTTCTAAACCTTCCTGATTTTACTCTCCATCTTCTCAATAATTTCTATTTGACAAAACTACATGAACATTAACTTTTAAAGCTGTAGATATATATTTAtgggtaaattataaaactaggtcaaatgggagatccatttatatatttaacccatttactcaacctactacatatctaaactgtttttgtgtgacttttccataatactcTCTATcatatgtgaagcctgcgaaCGTTtgatttacttgatgaatttaattagcatatgcgaagccggGATGTGTTTttaagctaattcgcgaagtggcatataacaaaaaatgacaaacaacaacaaactctaacattaaaatcatagcattatcaaaatttacaacaagattgccataaTAAACTCCTAATAAATCACTTCATAATACATAGGCTCCTATTCACTACCGATCGATGGATGTGTCTGACGGTAcagaacaagattgccacaataaactcctaacaaataaCTTCATTATACATAGACTCTTATTCACCACCGATGGATGGATGTCTCACGATACATAAGCTCTTATTCACTAGAGGGACGGACATGTCCCACGGTGTAAGCTCTTATTCACAACCGATGGTTGGAAGTCCAGGCCTTTTGGAATCAATATCTCTC
The window above is part of the Euphorbia lathyris chromosome 3, ddEupLath1.1, whole genome shotgun sequence genome. Proteins encoded here:
- the LOC136223828 gene encoding ribosome-inactivating protein cucurmosin-like — its product is MKNMLIVLATWLFCNIAIGSCLTAPIIYPSVTFTTHLASDGSYRELMSSLRSKLDSGSKSHDIPILRNPSEIRTDNQYLLVNLINYDSKFNVTLAITVVNVYVIGFKSGGNSFFLSDAPKDATSLLFQGTKTQKLTVSTNYQTLGNRLTVGLGIGPLKKAINTLYNFNGASITTEFKNSLLVIIQMVAEAARFQYIQRQIENGLVEEFRPKSDTISLENSWAALSTQIQLSGTGGKFIKPVTLEYANGTKYNVSTVAQVKPDISILLCKGSGKTFGQEKFGEIFVEKIVEKWLPVL